In Mytilus galloprovincialis chromosome 1, xbMytGall1.hap1.1, whole genome shotgun sequence, the following are encoded in one genomic region:
- the LOC143054126 gene encoding uncharacterized protein LOC143054126 isoform X2, with the protein MADIITPRTLSDTKSLRMLIQTEDPTYYGLKKLKIKGKDLNDLPHSVFNILELEVLELSPERESCLDYKLPELPHAIGKLVNLRVLILDTNELETLALEVTLLVSLERLVLSNNHLSSLPDGFMNLKNLKSLHLSNNEIKEFPLELCDLVNLEFLDMCDNSLEELPVKIAKMKKLHTLLLCFNQLRKIPNSICKMSELRCLWLGNNLLKSLPKDFGQLKNIDWDWRYISSLLENNPLVRPPIEVCRLGMEAIETYLNNNKGKRKTRSNASYGNRR; encoded by the coding sequence ATGGCAGATATTATTACACCACGTACTCTAAGTGATACCAAATCACTGAGGATGCTTATACAAACTGAAGATCCAACTTATTATGGGttgaaaaagttgaaaataaaaggaaaagatcTGAACGATTTACCTCATTCTGTATTCAATATTTTGGAACTAGAAGTTTTAGAACTAAGTCCAGAACGCGAATCATGTCTTGATTATAAACTTCCAGAACTTCCACACGCAATCGGAAAATTGGTCAACTTGAGGGTTCTTATTCTGGATACTAATGAATTGGAAACTTTGGCACTGGAAGTTACATTATTGGTGAGTTTGGAGAGACTTGTTCTTAGTAATAACCATTTATCTAGCTTACCAGATGGATTTATGAATCTTAAAAATCTGAAAAGTCTTCATTTGTCTAACAATGAAATTAAAGAGTTTCCACTGGAGCTTTGTGATCTGGTAAATTTAGAATTTCTGGATATGTGTGACAATTCGCTTGAAGAACTTCCTGTGAAGATTGCAAAGATGAAGAAGCTCCATACGTTACTTCTATGTTTCAATCAGTTGAGGAAAATTCCGAACAGTATCTGTAAAATGTCTGAGCTGCGCTGTCTATGGCTAGGAAATAATTTATTAAAGTCTCTCCCAAAAGACTTCGGACAATTGAAGAATATTGACTGGGACTGGCGGTATATTTCGTCGTTACTGGAGAATAATCCGCTTGTTCGTCCTCCGATAGAAGTATGCCGTCTGGGAATGGAGGCAATAGAAACATATCTCAACAACAACAAAGGAAAGCGGAAAACTCGAAGTAATGCTTCGTATGGAAACAGACGGTAA
- the LOC143054126 gene encoding uncharacterized protein LOC143054126 isoform X1 has protein sequence MTSRNRSKYNRMADIITPRTLSDTKSLRMLIQTEDPTYYGLKKLKIKGKDLNDLPHSVFNILELEVLELSPERESCLDYKLPELPHAIGKLVNLRVLILDTNELETLALEVTLLVSLERLVLSNNHLSSLPDGFMNLKNLKSLHLSNNEIKEFPLELCDLVNLEFLDMCDNSLEELPVKIAKMKKLHTLLLCFNQLRKIPNSICKMSELRCLWLGNNLLKSLPKDFGQLKNIDWDWRYISSLLENNPLVRPPIEVCRLGMEAIETYLNNNKGKRKTRSNASYGNRR, from the exons ATGACAAGTAGGAACCGCTCTAAGTACAACAG AATGGCAGATATTATTACACCACGTACTCTAAGTGATACCAAATCACTGAGGATGCTTATACAAACTGAAGATCCAACTTATTATGGGttgaaaaagttgaaaataaaaggaaaagatcTGAACGATTTACCTCATTCTGTATTCAATATTTTGGAACTAGAAGTTTTAGAACTAAGTCCAGAACGCGAATCATGTCTTGATTATAAACTTCCAGAACTTCCACACGCAATCGGAAAATTGGTCAACTTGAGGGTTCTTATTCTGGATACTAATGAATTGGAAACTTTGGCACTGGAAGTTACATTATTGGTGAGTTTGGAGAGACTTGTTCTTAGTAATAACCATTTATCTAGCTTACCAGATGGATTTATGAATCTTAAAAATCTGAAAAGTCTTCATTTGTCTAACAATGAAATTAAAGAGTTTCCACTGGAGCTTTGTGATCTGGTAAATTTAGAATTTCTGGATATGTGTGACAATTCGCTTGAAGAACTTCCTGTGAAGATTGCAAAGATGAAGAAGCTCCATACGTTACTTCTATGTTTCAATCAGTTGAGGAAAATTCCGAACAGTATCTGTAAAATGTCTGAGCTGCGCTGTCTATGGCTAGGAAATAATTTATTAAAGTCTCTCCCAAAAGACTTCGGACAATTGAAGAATATTGACTGGGACTGGCGGTATATTTCGTCGTTACTGGAGAATAATCCGCTTGTTCGTCCTCCGATAGAAGTATGCCGTCTGGGAATGGAGGCAATAGAAACATATCTCAACAACAACAAAGGAAAGCGGAAAACTCGAAGTAATGCTTCGTATGGAAACAGACGGTAA